One stretch of Dokdonia sp. Hel_I_53 DNA includes these proteins:
- a CDS encoding THC0290_0291 family protein, with protein MKAKYLLLALLSFVIAQQSLQAQFGFSHEVGVIAGPVAFQSDYGQRNDFETNSGNVGYGLGIVHYLNFAYNADCNCYSRYTYFNDHFKVRNEIDYHVTNFEHFGDEVGEDSFGGLQLASHKGMTRVFEIGSQLEYFPLSIRDFAAGAYKFTPYISLGVHFVAYDPDAFSELGSGDIFGQITNPYTTPVSSGPALFNGFAQGDGEFNSGIDRRAGDTWAVTWSVGTRYKLDILSDLLLDLRWHYYTSNWVDGLNPDPRPANRADDWIFWINLGYIYYLN; from the coding sequence ATGAAAGCCAAGTACTTATTACTGGCGTTGTTATCTTTTGTGATAGCGCAGCAGAGTCTCCAAGCTCAGTTTGGGTTTTCTCATGAGGTGGGAGTTATCGCTGGACCAGTGGCTTTCCAATCGGATTACGGTCAACGTAATGATTTTGAAACAAATAGTGGCAATGTAGGCTATGGGTTAGGAATTGTACACTACCTCAACTTTGCTTATAATGCAGATTGTAACTGCTATTCTAGATACACATATTTTAATGACCATTTTAAAGTTCGAAATGAAATAGATTACCACGTAACTAATTTCGAGCACTTCGGAGATGAAGTAGGAGAAGATAGCTTTGGAGGGCTACAACTGGCTTCTCATAAAGGAATGACCCGTGTGTTTGAAATAGGCTCACAGCTGGAATACTTTCCTTTGAGTATAAGGGATTTTGCTGCCGGTGCTTATAAATTTACACCATATATAAGTCTAGGCGTCCATTTTGTAGCGTATGATCCAGATGCTTTCTCAGAACTTGGCAGTGGTGATATTTTTGGACAAATTACAAATCCCTATACAACTCCAGTAAGTAGTGGGCCCGCATTATTTAACGGGTTTGCTCAAGGTGATGGAGAATTTAACTCTGGTATTGATAGAAGGGCTGGTGATACATGGGCCGTAACATGGAGTGTAGGAACGCGCTATAAGCTTGATATTTTAAGTGATTTATTACTAGATCTCAGATGGCATTACTATACCTCAAACTGGGTAGATGGATTGAATCCAGATCCAAGACCTGCAAATCGCGCAGATGATTGGATTTTTTGGATAAATTTGGGGTATATATACTATTTAAATTAA
- the gdhA gene encoding NADP-specific glutamate dehydrogenase, producing MSDSIKKFVDYVAKSNPNEPEFMQAVHEVAETVIPFIEKNKKYQGKKLLERMVEPERTILFRVPWTDDSGEIHVNRGYRVEFNSAIGPYKGGLRFHPSVNLSILKFLGFEQVFKNSLTTLPMGGGKGGSDFDPKGKSDAEVMRFCQSFMSELARHIGPNTDVPAGDIGVGGREIGYMFGQYKRLRNEFTGVLTGKGRSYGGSLMRPEATGYGDVYFAQSMLETRGESFEGKTVVVSGSGNVAQYATEKATQLGGKVVTMSDSGGYIHDKDGIDADKLAFIMELKNEKRGRISEYVNEYSSATYHEGERPWSVKCEVALPCATQNELNEEEAKTLVDNGCICVAEGANMPSTPEAIEVFKDAKILFSPGKASNAGGVATSGLEMSQNSLRYNWTAEEVDQKLHNIMLDIHAACVEYGKDEDGYIDYVKGANVAGFVKVADAMLAQGVV from the coding sequence ATGTCAGACAGCATTAAAAAATTTGTCGATTATGTTGCAAAAAGCAACCCTAACGAGCCAGAATTTATGCAGGCCGTTCACGAGGTAGCAGAAACTGTTATACCTTTTATAGAGAAAAATAAAAAATACCAAGGAAAAAAACTTCTTGAGCGCATGGTAGAACCAGAGCGCACAATACTATTTAGAGTACCCTGGACAGATGATAGTGGAGAAATACACGTAAATAGAGGTTACCGCGTTGAGTTTAACAGTGCTATTGGTCCGTATAAAGGAGGATTACGTTTTCACCCTTCAGTAAACTTGAGTATTCTTAAATTTCTTGGTTTTGAACAAGTATTTAAAAATAGCTTAACTACATTACCAATGGGTGGTGGAAAAGGAGGTTCTGACTTTGATCCTAAAGGAAAATCAGATGCAGAAGTAATGCGTTTTTGCCAAAGCTTTATGTCAGAGCTAGCTAGACATATAGGACCTAACACAGATGTCCCTGCTGGAGATATAGGAGTTGGTGGTCGTGAGATCGGTTATATGTTTGGACAATATAAAAGACTTCGCAATGAATTTACAGGTGTTCTTACAGGAAAAGGAAGAAGTTATGGCGGTTCTTTAATGCGTCCAGAAGCAACGGGTTACGGTGATGTGTACTTTGCACAGAGTATGCTAGAAACTAGAGGTGAGAGTTTTGAAGGTAAGACAGTTGTGGTTTCTGGATCTGGTAATGTTGCACAATACGCTACAGAAAAAGCAACACAACTTGGAGGAAAAGTTGTGACCATGTCAGACTCTGGAGGATATATACATGATAAAGACGGCATAGATGCAGATAAACTGGCATTCATTATGGAGCTCAAAAATGAAAAGCGAGGTCGCATAAGTGAGTATGTAAATGAATACAGTAGTGCTACATATCATGAAGGTGAAAGACCTTGGTCTGTAAAATGTGAGGTTGCCTTGCCATGTGCAACTCAAAATGAATTGAATGAAGAAGAAGCAAAAACGTTAGTAGATAATGGATGTATTTGTGTGGCAGAAGGTGCTAACATGCCATCTACACCAGAGGCTATTGAAGTGTTTAAGGACGCTAAGATATTGTTCTCTCCAGGAAAGGCTTCAAATGCAGGAGGCGTAGCTACATCTGGGCTAGAAATGTCTCAAAACAGTCTTAGATACAATTGGACTGCAGAGGAGGTAGACCAAAAACTACATAATATTATGCTAGATATTCACGCAGCTTGTGTAGAATATGGAAAAGACGAAGATGGTTATATAGATTATGTAAAAGGAGCAAATGTAGCTGGTTTTGTAAAAGTTGCAGATGCAATGCTTGCGCAAGGAGTGGTATAA
- a CDS encoding two-component regulator propeller domain-containing protein, protein MRFSYTLLIFLTTLNVVAQDFSQDWTGHFSFTQAIDISSGSSMVYVACENAVYSYDVLSGEVETITTINGLSGNTISSIYYSEDSTTLFIGYENGIIDVVSTDTSQVLTVVDIFNKPSITPDRKRIHHFTEFNGFIYIASGFGISLFDLNRLEFDDSYFIGDAGALLDVRSTAIKDDYIYAATNDGGLRRALVNNDNIINSQNWETVRSGSFEIIVSFNNNLYLQENATLYKSTDGINYVVFDQYQTAITDITTTDGLLHIVLAGTVVIYDATESVVQNFTNIQGYTTRYSTAISLEGYVFVGTLGTGVAQLSLDESQSIERLLPNGPLENNHFDIAATAGNIWTVFGDYDVFYNPFPLKRQGISQFIEGSGWESINPGEFFGATDLSYISINPQDVSQLYVSSYHSGLIEVIDNIPAIIYDENNSSLKPVNSTNDDVRVAGTAFDREGNLWVGNSFSITALHKISASGQFSSFNTEEILAGSSTNIDNIVVGVGGNIFIGTDKRGVIAYNPITNTFERIAGEDGAANLPIDDIRSLAIDRNGALWIGTRLGLRVLFGPSQVFENPQVSTSEIIILQDGLAQELLNDQVVTDIVVDGANNKWLATADSGVFYISPTGQETIFHFTKDNSPLPSNSVQAVAVDPQTGSVYFGTNQGMVSFNGSSTAPADNLEEVLIYPNPVRPNYNGNVRIENLTANTNVKITDLVGNLVYEETTSGGSIEWDTTAFGRHKVASGVYLVLLTGPVEESQETAIEKIMIIR, encoded by the coding sequence GTGAGATTTAGCTATACACTTCTTATATTTCTTACTACACTTAATGTAGTTGCACAAGATTTTTCTCAAGATTGGACGGGTCATTTTTCGTTTACTCAAGCAATTGATATTTCCTCGGGTAGCTCTATGGTTTATGTTGCTTGTGAGAATGCAGTATATAGTTACGATGTCTTGAGCGGTGAGGTAGAAACTATTACTACTATAAACGGTCTTTCTGGGAACACTATTTCCTCAATTTATTACAGTGAAGATTCCACCACACTTTTTATTGGTTATGAAAATGGAATTATAGATGTAGTCTCAACAGATACTTCTCAAGTACTTACTGTGGTTGATATCTTTAACAAACCCTCCATAACTCCAGATAGAAAACGCATACATCATTTTACGGAGTTTAATGGATTTATATATATAGCTTCTGGGTTTGGAATTTCATTATTTGATTTGAACCGCCTAGAATTTGATGATTCTTACTTTATTGGTGATGCCGGGGCATTACTTGATGTGAGAAGCACGGCAATAAAAGATGATTATATATATGCGGCAACAAATGATGGCGGTCTAAGAAGAGCTTTAGTAAATAATGATAACATTATTAATTCCCAAAATTGGGAAACGGTAAGATCTGGTTCTTTTGAAATTATTGTGTCATTTAATAACAATCTTTATTTACAGGAAAATGCTACTCTTTATAAGTCTACTGACGGTATAAATTATGTAGTTTTTGATCAATATCAAACAGCCATAACTGATATTACTACAACAGATGGGCTGTTACATATTGTACTTGCAGGTACCGTTGTGATATATGATGCTACGGAATCTGTAGTTCAAAATTTTACAAATATACAAGGTTATACAACTCGCTACAGTACGGCAATTTCTTTAGAAGGTTATGTATTTGTTGGGACACTAGGCACTGGTGTGGCACAACTTTCTTTAGACGAGAGTCAAAGCATCGAGCGACTTTTACCTAACGGACCTTTAGAAAACAACCATTTTGACATAGCAGCTACAGCTGGAAATATCTGGACAGTTTTTGGTGATTATGACGTTTTTTACAACCCATTTCCTTTAAAAAGACAGGGTATTAGTCAATTTATAGAGGGTTCTGGATGGGAGTCTATAAATCCAGGAGAATTTTTTGGTGCAACAGATTTATCGTATATATCCATTAATCCTCAAGATGTCTCTCAATTATATGTGAGCTCTTATCATTCTGGGTTAATTGAAGTTATTGATAATATACCTGCGATTATCTATGATGAAAATAATAGTAGTCTCAAGCCCGTTAATAGTACGAATGATGATGTACGTGTAGCAGGAACGGCATTTGACAGAGAAGGCAATTTATGGGTAGGTAATTCATTTTCTATTACTGCCTTGCACAAAATTTCTGCAAGTGGTCAATTTTCATCTTTTAACACAGAAGAAATCTTAGCAGGCTCAAGTACGAATATTGATAATATTGTTGTAGGTGTAGGCGGGAATATTTTTATTGGAACAGATAAAAGGGGGGTTATAGCATATAACCCAATTACGAATACATTTGAACGTATTGCAGGTGAAGATGGAGCTGCAAATTTACCTATAGATGATATACGTTCTCTAGCGATTGATCGTAACGGTGCTTTATGGATAGGAACACGTCTTGGTTTACGAGTACTTTTTGGACCTTCACAGGTATTTGAAAATCCTCAGGTGAGCACTAGCGAAATTATCATTTTGCAGGACGGATTGGCACAAGAGCTATTAAATGATCAAGTGGTAACAGATATAGTTGTAGATGGTGCTAATAACAAATGGCTAGCTACGGCAGATTCTGGAGTATTTTATATATCTCCTACAGGGCAAGAAACTATCTTTCATTTTACAAAAGACAACTCTCCATTACCTTCTAACAGTGTTCAGGCCGTGGCAGTAGACCCTCAGACGGGAAGTGTTTATTTTGGAACAAATCAAGGGATGGTATCTTTTAATGGAAGTTCTACTGCGCCAGCAGACAATTTAGAAGAAGTGCTTATTTACCCAAACCCTGTTAGACCCAATTATAATGGAAATGTACGTATTGAGAATCTCACAGCAAATACAAATGTAAAAATCACAGACCTTGTTGGGAATCTAGTTTATGAAGAAACAACATCTGGAGGAAGTATAGAATGGGATACCACAGCCTTTGGACGTCATAAAGTAGCCTCTGGTGTTTATCTTGTGCTCCTAACAGGCCCTGTAGAAGAATCACAAGAAACAGCCATTGAAAAAATAATGATTATCCGATAA
- the recO gene encoding DNA repair protein RecO, with protein sequence MQVKTEAIVFSALKYGEADLIVKAFTKSNGLKSYLLRNILKSKKGRLRVAMFQPLMQLEIEATHKDKGTLESIREAKVITHYQSLHTQLSKSAIVFFVSDMLRTVIQEEEENSRLYTYLSVTTLWLDENTDIANFHLLFLVKLTGYLGFYPDDTEVEHDYFNLLDGTFEPSETNLYCRTGNSVSILKELLGINFDELSNLKLNQQQRSEFLNMLLQYYELHLHGFKKPRSLAVLNSIFS encoded by the coding sequence ATGCAAGTTAAAACAGAGGCAATAGTTTTTTCTGCATTAAAGTATGGGGAGGCAGACCTTATCGTAAAAGCTTTCACAAAAAGCAATGGATTAAAATCTTATTTACTTCGCAATATTCTCAAGTCAAAAAAGGGAAGGCTTAGGGTAGCTATGTTTCAGCCACTTATGCAGTTAGAAATTGAGGCAACTCATAAAGATAAGGGCACACTTGAAAGTATACGGGAGGCAAAAGTAATTACACACTATCAAAGCTTACATACACAGCTCTCAAAGAGTGCTATTGTTTTTTTTGTTTCAGACATGTTACGTACAGTAATTCAAGAAGAGGAAGAAAATAGTCGTTTGTATACGTATCTTTCCGTCACTACTTTATGGCTTGATGAGAACACAGATATAGCAAATTTTCATCTTTTATTCCTCGTAAAGTTAACTGGTTACCTGGGGTTTTACCCAGATGATACAGAGGTAGAGCATGATTATTTTAATTTACTAGATGGAACATTTGAACCCTCTGAAACTAATCTGTATTGTCGTACTGGTAATTCTGTCTCCATCTTAAAGGAGCTCTTAGGCATAAATTTTGATGAGCTTTCTAATTTAAAATTAAATCAGCAACAGCGCAGTGAGTTCCTCAATATGCTATTACAGTATTATGAGTTACATTTGCACGGTTTTAAAAAACCGCGATCTCTTGCGGTTCTAAATTCAATTTTCAGTTAG
- a CDS encoding TonB-dependent receptor plug domain-containing protein, whose protein sequence is MRTIYLLLFFISFSAVSQTIEVLDLDTREPIIGVAIFNKDKSKSALTDFDGKADISAFAKAEVIFFKEIAHKETQYTKAQIQAFSNRIFLKQKDNQLGEIVLSASKFAQRKKNIPQKIVGISSEVISRLNPQTAADLLQSSGAVFVQKSQQGGGSPLIRGFSTNRLLITLDGVRFNTAIFRGGNVQNVISLDPFSIDRTEVLLGPGSVIYGSDAVGGVMNFYTKKPTLTFSDSVAIHGTALFRANTANKERTGHFDINFGKDKWAFLTSASYSDYDNQRQGSNGPDDYLRLKYAARIDGQDVEVVNDDPLVQEGSSFSSMNLMQKVRYAPNQLWDISFDLHYATTSNYDRYDRLTRERDGQLRAAEWYYGPQKWLMANAQVTKEGDGTIYNKAQATLTYQNSQESRNDRNFNSTEFFETDENVDAYSTGVDFTKNLANRKNKLFYGLEYIYNRVNSYGQVTDITTGNVSKQASRYPNGSNWSSVAGYVSTQLAISSKTKLQSGLRYNQVWVNADFTENNEFFDLPFNQANISTGNLTGSLGVTHELSKSFTVIANVGTAFRAPNIDDVGKIFDSEPGSVVVPNPDLKAEYAYNSEIGVKYKYKNKIDFTINGYYTLLDNALVRQDYDLDGVTQIEYQGELSNVQAIQNASKAEVYGLEVALNVRLNKDLKFTSRFNYTNGVEQDEGGDYVPVRHVAPIFGDSHFIWSKKKWTVDTYLSYSGKFDFEDLAPSQQNNTHLYALDNDGNPFSPSWYTFNIASQYMLSDHWSFTANLENITDQRYRTYSSGISAAGRNLILSAKYSF, encoded by the coding sequence ATGCGCACTATTTATTTGCTTCTTTTTTTTATTTCTTTTAGCGCAGTTTCACAAACTATAGAAGTTCTTGACTTAGATACTCGCGAGCCTATCATCGGGGTTGCTATATTTAATAAAGATAAAAGTAAAAGTGCCTTAACAGATTTTGACGGTAAGGCAGATATTTCTGCTTTCGCGAAAGCAGAAGTTATATTTTTTAAAGAGATAGCACATAAAGAAACGCAGTATACAAAAGCACAGATACAAGCATTTTCGAATCGTATTTTTCTAAAACAAAAAGACAATCAGTTAGGAGAGATTGTATTATCTGCTAGTAAATTTGCGCAAAGAAAAAAAAATATACCTCAAAAAATAGTAGGCATTTCATCTGAAGTAATAAGCAGATTAAATCCTCAAACAGCAGCAGATTTATTGCAATCAAGTGGAGCGGTTTTTGTACAAAAAAGCCAGCAAGGTGGAGGGAGTCCCCTTATAAGAGGTTTTTCGACCAATAGATTGTTAATTACCTTGGACGGTGTTCGTTTCAATACAGCCATCTTTAGAGGTGGGAATGTTCAAAATGTGATTTCTTTAGATCCTTTTTCAATAGATCGCACAGAGGTTTTATTAGGACCAGGATCTGTAATTTATGGTAGTGATGCAGTAGGGGGAGTGATGAATTTTTATACTAAAAAGCCTACACTCACTTTTTCTGATAGTGTTGCAATACATGGGACGGCTTTATTTCGAGCAAATACCGCAAATAAAGAACGCACAGGACATTTTGATATAAATTTTGGAAAAGATAAATGGGCTTTTTTAACAAGTGCTAGCTATTCTGATTATGACAACCAGCGACAAGGGAGTAATGGTCCGGATGATTACTTGAGGTTAAAATATGCTGCAAGAATAGATGGTCAAGATGTTGAAGTTGTTAACGATGATCCCTTGGTTCAAGAAGGCTCTTCCTTTAGCAGTATGAATCTTATGCAAAAAGTGAGGTATGCTCCTAATCAATTATGGGACATAAGCTTTGATCTGCATTATGCAACTACATCAAATTATGATCGATATGATAGATTAACCCGAGAACGTGATGGACAACTACGCGCAGCTGAGTGGTATTATGGACCTCAAAAATGGTTAATGGCAAACGCACAAGTGACTAAAGAGGGAGATGGTACTATTTATAACAAGGCTCAAGCGACCCTTACCTACCAAAATTCTCAAGAGAGTAGAAATGATAGAAACTTTAATAGCACGGAGTTTTTTGAAACAGATGAAAATGTAGATGCCTATTCAACAGGTGTAGATTTTACTAAGAACCTTGCTAATCGAAAGAACAAACTTTTTTATGGATTAGAATACATTTATAATCGCGTAAACTCTTACGGACAGGTTACAGATATCACAACTGGTAATGTTTCAAAACAAGCCTCTAGATATCCAAATGGATCTAACTGGAGTTCAGTAGCAGGATATGTAAGTACACAATTAGCAATATCATCAAAAACTAAACTACAGTCCGGTTTACGATATAATCAGGTTTGGGTAAATGCTGACTTTACAGAGAATAATGAGTTTTTTGACTTGCCCTTTAATCAAGCAAACATTAGTACTGGGAATCTAACAGGAAGCTTAGGTGTGACTCATGAACTTTCAAAAAGCTTTACGGTTATCGCAAATGTAGGTACAGCATTTAGAGCACCAAATATAGACGACGTAGGAAAAATATTTGATAGTGAGCCAGGCTCTGTAGTCGTTCCTAACCCTGACTTGAAGGCAGAGTATGCTTATAATTCTGAGATAGGAGTAAAATATAAATATAAAAACAAGATTGACTTTACGATAAATGGATACTACACCCTATTAGATAATGCATTAGTTCGTCAGGATTACGACCTTGATGGAGTTACTCAGATCGAATATCAAGGAGAATTAAGTAATGTACAAGCTATCCAGAATGCATCGAAAGCTGAAGTTTATGGTTTAGAAGTAGCACTTAATGTGAGACTCAATAAAGATCTTAAATTTACTTCACGCTTTAATTATACAAATGGAGTAGAACAGGATGAAGGTGGGGATTATGTGCCTGTACGTCATGTAGCACCTATTTTTGGAGATTCACATTTCATATGGTCAAAAAAGAAATGGACGGTAGACACTTACCTATCGTACAGTGGGAAATTTGATTTTGAGGACTTAGCCCCTAGTCAACAAAATAATACTCACTTGTATGCATTAGACAATGATGGGAATCCATTTTCTCCTAGTTGGTATACGTTTAATATAGCCAGTCAATACATGCTGTCAGATCATTGGTCTTTTACAGCAAATCTCGAAAATATAACAGATCAGCGTTACCGTACCTATTCTTCTGGGATTTCGGCTGCAGGACGTAATTTGATTCTCTCTGCTAAGTATAGTTTTTAG
- the rsmI gene encoding 16S rRNA (cytidine(1402)-2'-O)-methyltransferase, with protein MSKLYLVPTPIGNLEDMTFRAIRVLKEVDLILAEDTRTSGKLLKHFDISTQMMSHHMHNEHKTVAAIVQRLLAGETIACISDAGTPAISDPGFLLTRACIEAGVEVDCLPGATAFVPALVNSGFPNDKFTFEGFLPVKKGRQSRFLFLQEESRTMIFYESPHKLIKTLGHFVEFFGADRPVSVSREITKLHEETVRGTASEVLSHYTNKPPKGEIVIIVAGKSK; from the coding sequence ATGTCAAAACTCTACCTTGTCCCAACGCCTATTGGCAATCTTGAAGATATGACCTTTAGAGCCATTCGTGTGCTCAAAGAAGTAGACCTGATACTTGCTGAGGATACTCGTACAAGTGGCAAACTACTTAAACACTTTGATATAAGCACGCAAATGATGAGTCATCATATGCACAATGAACACAAAACAGTAGCAGCCATCGTGCAGCGCTTACTAGCGGGAGAAACAATAGCCTGTATAAGTGATGCTGGGACTCCAGCCATCTCTGATCCCGGATTTTTACTCACTCGTGCCTGTATAGAAGCAGGAGTTGAAGTAGACTGTTTACCTGGAGCAACTGCATTTGTTCCCGCTCTTGTGAATAGTGGTTTCCCAAATGACAAGTTTACTTTTGAAGGTTTTCTTCCTGTCAAAAAAGGGAGACAATCAAGATTTCTTTTTCTTCAAGAAGAATCACGCACTATGATCTTTTATGAGTCACCCCACAAATTGATCAAAACTCTGGGACACTTTGTAGAATTTTTCGGGGCAGATAGACCCGTTTCTGTATCTAGAGAAATCACAAAATTACACGAAGAAACTGTTAGGGGTACGGCTTCTGAAGTTCTTTCACACTACACCAACAAACCTCCAAAGGGAGAGATTGTCATTATCGTAGCAGGAAAAAGCAAGTAA
- a CDS encoding thymidine kinase, translating into MFLENTVNHKEQFGWIEVICGSMFSGKTEELIRRLKRAQFAKQRVEIFKPSVDVRYDEEMVVSHDSNEIRSTPVPAAANIPILADGCDVVGIDEAQFFDDEIIKVCNDLANSGVRVIIAGLDMDFKGNPFGPMPGLMATAEYVTKVHAVCTRTGNLAQYSYRKAKSQDIVMLGETEEYEPLSRAAYYKAMLRDRLRKVDVEDVEFITPQNKKTSQEDPN; encoded by the coding sequence ATGTTTCTCGAAAATACGGTAAATCACAAAGAGCAATTTGGCTGGATTGAAGTCATTTGCGGTTCAATGTTCTCTGGTAAAACAGAAGAGCTCATACGTCGTTTAAAACGTGCTCAATTTGCAAAACAACGTGTGGAGATTTTTAAGCCTTCTGTAGATGTTCGTTACGATGAAGAAATGGTGGTCTCACACGATAGCAATGAAATAAGATCTACGCCCGTTCCAGCTGCGGCAAATATTCCTATTCTGGCAGACGGTTGTGATGTTGTGGGTATTGATGAAGCGCAGTTTTTTGATGATGAAATTATAAAGGTATGTAATGACTTAGCAAACAGTGGTGTACGCGTCATTATTGCTGGGCTTGATATGGATTTTAAAGGAAATCCTTTTGGACCTATGCCTGGATTGATGGCAACAGCAGAGTATGTTACAAAAGTCCACGCTGTTTGTACTCGTACAGGTAATCTTGCACAGTATAGTTACCGTAAAGCAAAAAGTCAAGATATTGTCATGCTAGGTGAGACAGAAGAATATGAGCCACTCTCTAGAGCCGCTTATTATAAGGCTATGTTGAGAGATAGGTTGCGTAAAGTTGATGTAGAAGATGTAGAGTTTATAACACCTCAAAACAAAAAAACTTCACAAGAAGATCCCAATTAA
- the alr gene encoding alanine racemase, whose product MAVTRLEIDLGALRHNYLYIRSKIADNVKVIAVVKAFAYGSDAAAISLELEKQGVDYFAVAYVPEGIALRDAGIRTPIMVLHPQPDYFEEMVDRCLEPNLYSKRILELFYAFAKAKNQKNYPVHLKFNTGLNRLGFSAKDCTWILGRLHKNTSLRVKSLFSHLVASEDPTAEEFSLNQILEFTQISKQMIEGLDNVPFLHMTNTSGIINYERAHFDYVRTGIGLYGYGNTPEESAHLMPVARLKSVISQLHTIQEGDNVGYNRVFTAPQEMIIATLPIGHADGISRAFGNGAGYVRIGGVKAPIVGNVCMDMIMVDVTNISCEEGDDVEIFGELTGAEELSSQMKSISYEVLTAISQRVKRVIVD is encoded by the coding sequence ATGGCAGTTACTCGATTAGAAATAGATCTAGGTGCATTGCGCCACAACTACTTATATATACGTAGTAAGATTGCAGATAATGTAAAAGTTATAGCAGTCGTAAAAGCTTTTGCTTATGGAAGTGATGCAGCTGCGATTTCTTTAGAATTAGAGAAACAAGGTGTCGATTATTTTGCAGTTGCTTATGTTCCAGAAGGGATAGCATTAAGAGATGCAGGCATTCGTACTCCTATAATGGTCCTTCACCCACAGCCAGACTATTTTGAAGAAATGGTAGATCGTTGCTTAGAACCTAATCTCTATAGTAAGAGAATTCTTGAACTTTTCTATGCTTTCGCGAAAGCAAAAAACCAAAAAAATTATCCCGTACATTTAAAATTCAACACAGGTCTCAATCGATTAGGTTTTTCTGCTAAAGATTGTACATGGATATTAGGTCGCTTACATAAAAACACTAGTTTAAGAGTAAAATCATTGTTCTCACATCTTGTAGCGAGCGAAGATCCCACAGCAGAAGAATTTAGTTTAAATCAGATTCTGGAATTTACTCAGATTTCTAAACAGATGATAGAAGGTCTTGATAATGTTCCGTTCTTACATATGACAAATACTTCTGGTATTATTAATTATGAACGAGCTCATTTTGACTATGTTCGTACGGGAATAGGACTCTACGGTTACGGAAACACTCCAGAGGAGAGTGCTCATCTTATGCCTGTTGCTAGACTAAAATCAGTTATTTCTCAGCTTCACACAATACAAGAAGGAGATAATGTAGGTTACAATCGTGTTTTCACTGCACCCCAAGAGATGATTATTGCAACTTTACCCATTGGTCATGCAGATGGTATATCAAGAGCTTTTGGCAATGGTGCCGGTTATGTGAGAATAGGAGGGGTAAAAGCTCCTATTGTAGGAAATGTGTGTATGGATATGATAATGGTAGATGTGACAAATATTAGCTGTGAGGAGGGTGATGATGTAGAAATTTTTGGAGAGTTAACAGGTGCCGAGGAACTTTCAAGTCAGATGAAGTCAATATCGTACGAAGTACTCACGGCAATTAGTCAGCGTGTAAAACGAGTTATTGTCGATTAA
- the mscL gene encoding large conductance mechanosensitive channel protein MscL, translated as MLKEFKDFIMTGNVIDLAIAVLLAGAVGLVVKGFVGDIMMPLVGHFAGGANFEDLFYAMDGKNYLTLEEANAGGGAVIAWGRWVNSIINLIIVGFVLFMMVKSYAKLRKKKDEAPAPDPGPTEIDLLKDIKELLRK; from the coding sequence ATGTTAAAAGAGTTTAAAGATTTTATAATGACAGGAAATGTCATAGACTTAGCTATAGCCGTACTACTAGCAGGTGCTGTAGGACTAGTAGTAAAAGGATTTGTGGGTGATATTATGATGCCACTTGTAGGTCATTTTGCCGGAGGAGCAAATTTTGAGGATTTATTTTATGCAATGGATGGTAAAAATTATCTTACACTTGAGGAGGCAAATGCTGGAGGAGGTGCTGTAATCGCTTGGGGTAGATGGGTTAATTCCATTATAAATCTAATTATAGTTGGCTTTGTTTTATTTATGATGGTAAAATCGTATGCAAAATTACGCAAGAAAAAAGATGAGGCACCCGCTCCAGATCCAGGGCCAACGGAGATTGACTTGCTAAAAGACATTAAAGAGTTACTAAGGAAATAA